In Microvirga lotononidis, a single genomic region encodes these proteins:
- the nifA gene encoding nif-specific transcriptional activator NifA, translating into MRKAEILLSIIYEISEVLATPGPLEITLVNVVNILSSVLQIAHGAIVVLDAKGEPQITANGGNTYPPQSGFRSVIPQAVIDQIVTTGTPLVIQDVRKSELFQVDLQTTSSSGTIPITFVGVAVKAEHHIVGTLSINRVRDDAASFCCDEDVRFLTMVAILVGQTIRLHRIQSMDGQRLIEEQRRPEKVLNEERTGPARHPHAKVDWIIGESPAVKQVLETVSVVAPTNTTVLLRGESGTGKEVFAQAIHKLSLRSKKPFVKLNCAALPESTLESELFGHEKGAFTGAVSQRAGRFELAHGGTLLLDEIGEISPAFQAKLLRVLQEGELERVGGTRTLKVDVRLICATNKDLETAVVNGEFRADLYYRINVVPIVLPPLRERPGDIPRLAKAFLDRFNRENHRELAFAPSALEVLSQCDFPGNIRELENCVRRTATLARSSTIAPSDFAYQNSQCLSSLLWKGADRSHGGKAIDTLARGNMMPVGSPPPARRIGASEGDVPAAKAGDPNGPAWPAMGPRLADRDRLIDAMEKAGWVQAKAARILGLTPRQVGYALRRYRIEVKKF; encoded by the coding sequence ATGCGCAAGGCGGAAATTTTGCTCAGCATTATTTACGAAATATCTGAGGTCCTGGCCACGCCCGGCCCGCTGGAGATCACGCTTGTCAATGTCGTGAACATCCTCTCCTCAGTTCTGCAAATAGCTCATGGAGCAATCGTCGTCCTAGACGCTAAAGGAGAGCCGCAGATTACTGCAAATGGCGGCAACACCTACCCACCTCAATCAGGCTTTCGCAGCGTCATACCGCAAGCCGTAATCGACCAAATCGTCACTACGGGGACGCCGCTCGTCATACAGGATGTCCGCAAGTCCGAACTGTTTCAAGTTGACCTTCAAACAACTTCGAGCAGCGGCACCATCCCAATTACCTTTGTTGGTGTCGCGGTAAAGGCTGAGCATCATATCGTTGGAACATTGTCGATCAACCGCGTCAGGGACGATGCCGCCAGCTTCTGCTGCGACGAGGACGTACGCTTCCTGACCATGGTCGCCATCCTTGTCGGCCAGACCATCCGCCTCCATCGCATCCAGAGCATGGATGGTCAACGGCTTATCGAGGAGCAACGGAGGCCGGAGAAAGTGCTCAACGAGGAGAGGACCGGCCCCGCCCGGCATCCGCATGCCAAAGTCGATTGGATTATCGGGGAAAGTCCCGCAGTCAAGCAGGTGCTCGAAACCGTCTCGGTCGTGGCACCGACGAATACCACCGTGCTTCTGCGGGGTGAAAGCGGCACCGGCAAGGAAGTCTTTGCACAGGCCATCCATAAGCTTTCACTGCGGAGCAAGAAGCCTTTCGTCAAATTGAACTGCGCCGCGCTGCCTGAAAGCACGCTGGAATCGGAGCTGTTTGGGCATGAAAAGGGCGCCTTCACCGGAGCTGTCTCGCAGCGCGCCGGCCGTTTCGAACTGGCGCATGGCGGAACCCTGCTACTTGATGAAATCGGCGAGATTTCGCCTGCCTTTCAAGCCAAGCTGTTGCGCGTCTTGCAGGAAGGTGAACTGGAGCGCGTCGGCGGCACCAGGACGCTAAAGGTCGACGTCCGGCTGATATGCGCCACCAACAAGGACCTCGAGACGGCTGTCGTCAATGGGGAGTTCAGGGCCGACCTTTACTACCGCATCAATGTGGTGCCAATTGTCCTGCCTCCGCTCAGAGAGCGACCCGGCGATATTCCACGCCTTGCGAAAGCCTTCCTCGACCGGTTCAACAGGGAGAACCATCGCGAGCTCGCCTTCGCGCCGTCGGCGCTTGAGGTGCTCTCGCAATGCGACTTCCCTGGTAACATTCGTGAGCTGGAAAACTGTGTGCGAAGGACGGCGACACTTGCACGTTCAAGCACGATCGCTCCGTCGGATTTCGCCTACCAGAACAGCCAGTGCCTTTCTTCGCTCCTCTGGAAAGGCGCCGACCGTTCGCATGGCGGCAAGGCCATCGACACGCTCGCCCGGGGCAACATGATGCCGGTTGGATCGCCGCCGCCGGCCAGGCGCATCGGCGCTTCGGAGGGTGATGTGCCGGCCGCCAAGGCCGGCGATCCGAACGGTCCCGCTTGGCCCGCAATGGGCCCGCGTCTGGCGGACCGCGACCGGCTGATCGACGCGATGGAGAAGGCCGGCTGGGTTCAGGCCAAGGCGGCTCGTATTCTCGGCCTCACGCCGCGGCAGGTCGGCTATGCTCTGCGCCGGTATCGCATCGAGGTGAAGAAGTTCTAA
- a CDS encoding LacI family DNA-binding transcriptional regulator, with the protein MKESVKEGQLSRPTIADVAKVANVSVSTVDRVLSGRHRVREATAQQVLRAAEAIGFYGTGMIRHRLRQDRPTRTLGFLLQQPQRSFYKMLGQDLKEATDASTTIRGRAVVRFRDDLAPEVAAERLLQLGRDCDAVAVVAADHPKVTQAIDTLHGEGVPVFALISDLPAANRAGYVGLDNWKVGGTAAWFIANMCRTPGKIGVYVGSHRFLSQDVSEMRFRSYFREHAPEFQLLESVATLEDPRYAYEITLDLSRRIPDLVGIYVAGGGITGVIRALREDPSALSRNLVVIGRELIPETIAGIVDGVINVVLSHPRRLLADTLVEAMAQSTISNQGGNIVQRVIPFEIYMAENV; encoded by the coding sequence ATGAAAGAATCTGTCAAGGAGGGTCAGTTGAGCCGCCCTACCATCGCCGATGTGGCCAAGGTTGCCAATGTCAGCGTGTCAACGGTCGATCGTGTCCTGAGCGGCCGCCATCGCGTGCGGGAGGCAACCGCCCAACAGGTGCTACGTGCCGCAGAGGCCATCGGCTTCTATGGCACCGGGATGATCCGTCACCGCCTTAGGCAGGATCGGCCTACCCGCACCCTCGGCTTCCTCCTCCAGCAGCCGCAACGCTCGTTTTACAAAATGCTCGGGCAGGACCTGAAGGAGGCGACGGATGCCTCGACGACTATCAGGGGCCGGGCGGTGGTGAGGTTCCGGGACGACCTGGCGCCGGAGGTCGCCGCGGAACGCCTCCTCCAGCTTGGGCGGGACTGCGATGCCGTGGCGGTCGTCGCCGCAGATCACCCCAAGGTGACGCAGGCGATCGACACTCTGCACGGGGAAGGTGTGCCTGTATTCGCGCTCATTTCCGACCTCCCGGCGGCGAACCGTGCCGGTTACGTAGGGCTGGACAACTGGAAGGTCGGCGGCACCGCGGCTTGGTTCATCGCCAACATGTGCAGGACGCCGGGAAAGATCGGCGTCTATGTGGGGAGCCATCGCTTCCTGAGCCAAGATGTCAGCGAAATGCGCTTCCGTTCGTACTTCCGCGAACATGCGCCGGAGTTTCAGTTGCTCGAGTCCGTGGCAACCCTCGAGGACCCGCGCTACGCCTATGAAATCACCCTGGATTTGTCGCGGCGGATACCGGATCTGGTTGGCATTTACGTCGCCGGTGGCGGCATCACTGGCGTCATCCGAGCCTTGCGTGAGGACCCGAGCGCCTTATCCCGAAACCTTGTGGTGATCGGACGGGAACTGATACCTGAGACCATTGCCGGGATCGTTGATGGTGTGATCAATGTTGTCCTGTCGCATCCGAGGAGATTGTTGGCCGACACGCTGGTCGAGGCGATGGCGCAATCAACGATCAGCAACCAAGGCGGCAACATCGTGCAACGTGTCATTCCCTTCGAGATCTACATGGCCGAAAATGTTTGA
- the istA gene encoding IS21 family transposase: MRQMRQVLRLHASQTSDREIGRIVGAARSTVRDAIQRAKAAGLAWPLPEDLTDAALEEKLFARAGTRVGTRRRPEPDWAHLVQELKRPGVSIAILHEEYRADHPDGYGYSRFCDLVRSFERRLTPTMRQHHVAGDKVFVDYSGKKLPIVDPLTGEIRQAEIFVAVLGASNLTYAEATWTQTLPDWIEAHVRMFRFQGGVTKLVVPDNLKSGVHKASFYDPEINRSYGKMAAHYAVGILPARPRRPKDKAKVEAGVRFAQSYILGRLRHRTFFSLQEANAAIAEAVERMNSVPMRRLGVSRRQLFETIEKPALAPLPAEDYVFAQWQFARVGLDYHIEVEGFFYSVPFGLIGQQVEVRVTQRTIEAFHKGGRVAAHARRYAGRAHGTQAEHMPSSHRRYAAWSPERFRSWAASIGPNTEGLIAAILSARRHPEQGFRTCIGVLQHMRGIPQERVEAVAAKALAIQALTYKSIVSLLDTYRERAPAADTPVLTHPNVRGPGYFH, encoded by the coding sequence ATGCGACAGATGCGGCAAGTGCTGCGGCTCCACGCCAGCCAAACCAGCGATCGCGAGATCGGCCGGATTGTCGGTGCGGCGCGCTCGACCGTGCGCGATGCCATCCAGCGGGCCAAGGCGGCCGGGCTGGCCTGGCCCCTGCCGGAGGACCTGACCGACGCGGCCCTGGAGGAGAAGCTGTTCGCCCGGGCGGGCACCCGGGTCGGAACGCGCCGCCGGCCGGAGCCGGATTGGGCTCACCTGGTCCAGGAACTCAAGCGGCCCGGCGTCAGCATCGCCATCCTGCATGAGGAGTACCGGGCAGACCATCCGGACGGCTACGGCTATTCGCGTTTCTGCGACCTGGTCCGCTCCTTCGAGCGCCGCCTGACGCCGACCATGCGTCAGCATCACGTCGCCGGCGACAAGGTGTTCGTGGATTACTCGGGCAAGAAGCTGCCGATCGTCGATCCACTCACCGGCGAGATCCGCCAGGCCGAGATCTTCGTCGCGGTGCTCGGCGCCTCCAACCTGACCTATGCCGAAGCCACCTGGACCCAGACCCTGCCGGATTGGATCGAGGCGCATGTGCGCATGTTCCGGTTCCAGGGTGGCGTGACCAAGCTCGTCGTGCCGGACAACCTGAAGAGCGGCGTCCACAAGGCCTCGTTCTACGATCCCGAGATCAACCGCAGCTACGGCAAGATGGCGGCCCATTACGCGGTCGGCATTTTGCCAGCCCGACCGCGCCGGCCGAAGGACAAAGCCAAAGTCGAGGCCGGGGTGCGCTTCGCCCAATCCTACATTCTCGGTCGCCTGCGCCACCGCACCTTCTTCTCGCTCCAGGAGGCCAATGCCGCGATCGCCGAGGCCGTCGAGCGGATGAACAGCGTACCCATGCGCCGGCTCGGCGTCAGCCGGCGCCAGTTGTTCGAGACGATCGAGAAGCCGGCCCTCGCACCCCTGCCGGCCGAGGACTACGTCTTCGCGCAGTGGCAGTTCGCCCGGGTCGGGCTCGACTACCACATCGAGGTCGAGGGCTTCTTCTACTCGGTGCCATTTGGCCTCATCGGCCAGCAGGTCGAGGTGCGCGTCACCCAGCGCACGATCGAGGCCTTCCACAAAGGCGGACGCGTCGCGGCCCACGCGCGGCGTTATGCGGGACGGGCGCATGGCACGCAGGCCGAGCACATGCCGAGCTCGCATCGCCGCTATGCCGCCTGGTCGCCCGAGCGCTTCCGCTCCTGGGCGGCGTCGATCGGCCCCAACACCGAGGGGCTGATTGCCGCCATTCTGTCCGCCCGCCGCCATCCCGAGCAGGGCTTTCGCACCTGCATCGGGGTTTTGCAGCACATGCGCGGCATCCCGCAGGAGCGTGTCGAGGCGGTCGCGGCCAAAGCCCTGGCGATCCAGGCGCTGACCTACAAGAGCATCGTGTCGCTTCTCGACACCTACCGCGAGCGCGCTCCCGCCGCCGATACGCCCGTTCTCACCCACCCCAATGTCCGCGGACCGGGGTATTTCCACTGA
- the istB gene encoding IS21-like element helper ATPase IstB, whose amino-acid sequence MLIHPTLDQLHALGLHGMAKGFKALSATPEADALGHAEWLGLILDHEVTTRQQKRCETRAKTAKLRHPASVEDVDFRAARGLDRALFLKLATCDWIRERRNLLITGPCGVGKSWLACALGHRACREDLSVLYHRVPRLFAALDLARSDGRYSRLLRSLARAKLLILDDWGPEALTGEQQRDLLEIVEDRYDAGSLLITSQVPVENWYAMIGSVPTLADAILDRVVHNAYRINLTGESLRKTRHTPADA is encoded by the coding sequence ATGTTGATCCATCCCACCCTCGACCAGCTTCACGCGCTGGGCCTGCACGGCATGGCCAAAGGCTTCAAGGCGCTCAGCGCCACTCCCGAGGCTGACGCGCTCGGCCATGCCGAATGGCTCGGCCTGATCCTCGATCATGAAGTGACGACGCGGCAGCAGAAGCGCTGCGAGACCCGGGCCAAAACGGCCAAACTGCGCCATCCCGCCAGCGTCGAGGATGTTGACTTCCGGGCCGCACGCGGCCTCGACCGGGCGCTGTTTCTCAAGCTGGCCACCTGCGACTGGATCCGCGAGCGGCGCAATCTGTTGATCACCGGCCCGTGCGGGGTCGGGAAGAGCTGGCTCGCCTGCGCCCTGGGACACCGGGCCTGCCGGGAGGACCTGTCGGTGCTCTACCATCGTGTGCCACGGCTGTTTGCGGCGCTCGATCTCGCCCGCAGCGATGGCCGCTACTCTCGCCTGTTACGCAGTCTTGCCCGGGCCAAGCTGCTGATCCTCGACGACTGGGGTCCTGAGGCGCTCACCGGCGAGCAGCAGCGCGATCTGCTGGAAATCGTCGAGGACCGCTACGATGCCGGTTCGCTGCTGATCACGAGCCAGGTGCCGGTCGAGAACTGGTACGCGATGATCGGCAGCGTTCCGACGCTGGCGGACGCCATCCTCGATCGGGTCGTGCACAACGCCTACCGGATTAATCTGACCGGCGAGAGCCTGCGCAAGACCCGCCACACGCCAGCCGACGCTTGA
- a CDS encoding recombinase family protein: protein MPILAAYVRVSTPRQVQSQSIEQQIERLRAHALTHGEDLPLKHVFRDDGYSGANLHRPGLDALREAATNAKLDRILITAPDRLARNYVHQVLLVEELQKHGAQVDFLDRPMSQDPHDQLLLQIRGAVAEYERTLIAERMRRGRVVQHGLRRLRAGTLLPWTKAPYGYELDPNHPRNPAGVRLNAAQAAVVRDIFAWYVDGTTIIDLVRRLARLGIPSPLGHPTWSPSALRCLLTNPTYTGQVFANRKRFGLCHKRRSALLPAHPAGGTCHKTAPADWIAVASVPAIVTQEQFDGVAGRLIYNRQMARRNNRAHPY from the coding sequence ATGCCGATCCTAGCCGCTTACGTGCGCGTCTCAACCCCGCGTCAGGTCCAGAGCCAGTCGATTGAGCAGCAGATCGAACGGCTGCGTGCCCATGCTCTGACCCATGGCGAGGATCTGCCTCTCAAGCATGTCTTTCGAGACGACGGCTACAGTGGCGCCAACCTGCACCGTCCGGGGCTCGATGCCCTGCGCGAGGCTGCCACCAATGCCAAACTCGACCGGATCCTGATCACAGCTCCGGATCGTCTGGCGCGCAACTATGTGCATCAGGTGCTATTGGTTGAAGAGCTGCAAAAGCATGGGGCCCAGGTCGACTTCCTCGACCGCCCGATGAGCCAGGATCCGCACGATCAACTCCTCCTCCAGATCCGCGGCGCCGTGGCCGAGTATGAGCGCACCCTGATTGCGGAGCGCATGCGGCGCGGTCGAGTTGTCCAGCATGGGTTACGCCGGCTGCGGGCCGGGACACTCTTGCCCTGGACCAAGGCGCCGTACGGCTATGAGCTTGATCCCAACCACCCTCGCAATCCCGCCGGGGTGCGCCTCAACGCCGCCCAAGCCGCTGTCGTCCGGGACATCTTCGCCTGGTATGTCGACGGGACCACGATCATCGACTTGGTTCGGCGCTTGGCGCGGCTTGGCATTCCCTCTCCCTTAGGTCACCCGACCTGGAGCCCGTCGGCGTTGCGCTGCCTGCTGACCAATCCAACCTACACCGGTCAGGTGTTCGCGAACCGGAAGCGCTTCGGTCTCTGTCACAAGCGACGCTCAGCCCTGCTCCCGGCCCATCCGGCGGGCGGGACGTGCCACAAGACCGCCCCCGCAGACTGGATTGCAGTGGCCTCGGTGCCGGCCATCGTGACGCAAGAGCAATTCGACGGCGTGGCAGGACGACTGATCTATAATCGCCAGATGGCGCGGCGGAACAACAGAGCCCACCCGTATTGA
- a CDS encoding transposase has product MLTGMTEDDWATVLRVFAASCSRRGAKGRNDRRFLEALHYFTVHNITWRALPPCFGHWNSVWMGDSQTTNFVSAAPVSWF; this is encoded by the coding sequence ATGCTGACGGGAATGACGGAGGACGATTGGGCGACAGTGCTGCGAGTGTTTGCCGCCTCGTGCTCCCGGCGCGGCGCCAAGGGGCGCAACGACCGCCGCTTCCTGGAGGCGCTGCATTACTTCACCGTCCACAACATCACCTGGCGAGCCCTGCCTCCATGCTTCGGCCACTGGAACTCGGTCTGGATGGGCGATTCACAAACGACAAATTTTGTCTCAGCCGCCCCGGTCAGTTGGTTCTGA
- a CDS encoding ISAzo13 family transposase, whose amino-acid sequence MVGDFKNPGQTWCRRAEPVLVHDWPQDAVGQAIPYGIYEITTNSGYVCIGDCFDTPRFAVEAISDWWESEGQKRFPEAGRLLVLADAGGSNSCRSRVWKAQLQEQLCDACGLEVTVCHYPTGCSKWNPIEHRLFSFISLNWAGVPLRTFATMVRYSAGTVTAAGLRVNARLKRGGNETGERVSDEVMRRLHLRPHAVCPAWNYTLSPRT is encoded by the coding sequence TTGGTCGGTGACTTCAAGAACCCGGGCCAGACGTGGTGCCGGAGAGCCGAGCCGGTCTTGGTGCACGACTGGCCGCAGGATGCAGTCGGTCAGGCCATTCCTTACGGCATCTACGAGATCACAACCAACAGCGGCTATGTGTGCATCGGCGATTGCTTTGACACCCCGCGCTTTGCCGTTGAGGCGATCAGTGACTGGTGGGAGAGCGAAGGACAGAAGCGCTTTCCAGAAGCCGGGCGTCTCCTCGTCCTGGCCGATGCGGGCGGCTCGAACAGTTGCCGCTCCCGAGTTTGGAAAGCCCAGTTGCAAGAACAGCTCTGCGATGCCTGCGGGCTCGAGGTCACGGTGTGTCACTATCCCACCGGCTGCTCGAAGTGGAACCCAATTGAGCACCGGCTCTTCAGCTTCATCAGCTTGAACTGGGCTGGCGTGCCGCTGCGGACCTTTGCGACGATGGTCCGCTACAGTGCCGGAACCGTCACGGCAGCCGGGCTGCGGGTGAATGCTCGCCTCAAGCGTGGTGGCAATGAGACCGGGGAGCGGGTCTCCGACGAGGTCATGCGTCGCCTCCACCTGAGGCCGCATGCCGTCTGTCCCGCATGGAATTACACGCTCTCGCCGCGAACTTGA
- a CDS encoding IS701 family transposase, with protein MSTSVAWEHELQSWLEPFLTHLHHPARRRMCPLYVAGLIGPGERKSLQPIAARVAPADYDQLHHFVAVGPWDEAPLDAELLAQANRLVGGLEAILVIDDTALLKKGTHSVGVASQYAGVVGKKANCQSLVSLTLAKDEVPVPIVLRLFLPDTWIRDPERLQHAGVPETFWVERSKPEIALEELQRVMQAGVSFGAVVTDAGYGISAPFRQSLSALGLLWAVGIPRIQKVYPADVRLGPAPHTRGGPRKTPIPDAEAVAAEAMLATSSWQRITWRRGTKGPLRAKFAAVRVRVADGPTVRLQGRTGQHLPGDEVWLVGEHRTSGERKYYLSNLPPDTSLKQLAALIKARWVCEQAHQQLKEELGLDHFEGRSWRGLHRHALLTLIAYLFLQHLRSRTATGGKKKGRRAPTTTDTAGHSAHAA; from the coding sequence ATGAGCACCTCAGTGGCGTGGGAACACGAACTTCAGTCTTGGCTCGAACCCTTCCTCACCCATCTGCATCACCCGGCCCGCCGGCGCATGTGCCCGCTCTATGTGGCAGGCCTGATCGGTCCCGGTGAGCGCAAGAGCCTGCAACCGATAGCCGCTCGGGTGGCGCCCGCCGATTATGATCAACTGCATCACTTCGTGGCCGTCGGTCCCTGGGACGAGGCGCCGCTGGACGCCGAACTCCTGGCCCAGGCCAACCGGCTTGTCGGCGGACTTGAGGCCATCCTGGTGATCGACGACACGGCGTTGCTCAAGAAGGGCACCCATTCGGTGGGTGTCGCCTCGCAATATGCCGGAGTGGTGGGCAAGAAGGCCAATTGCCAGAGCTTGGTCTCGCTGACGCTCGCCAAAGATGAGGTGCCGGTCCCGATTGTGCTGCGGTTGTTCCTGCCCGACACCTGGATCAGAGATCCCGAGCGCCTGCAGCACGCCGGGGTGCCTGAGACCTTCTGGGTGGAGCGCTCCAAGCCTGAGATCGCACTGGAGGAACTCCAGCGCGTGATGCAAGCGGGCGTGAGCTTCGGGGCTGTCGTGACGGACGCGGGCTACGGCATCAGTGCTCCCTTCCGTCAGAGCCTGTCGGCGCTCGGGCTGCTCTGGGCGGTGGGCATTCCCCGGATCCAGAAGGTGTATCCAGCCGATGTGCGGTTGGGGCCCGCCCCGCACACGCGTGGAGGGCCGCGCAAGACCCCGATCCCAGACGCAGAGGCTGTTGCGGCTGAAGCCATGCTGGCGACGAGCTCATGGCAGCGGATCACGTGGCGACGCGGCACCAAGGGTCCGCTGCGAGCGAAGTTCGCGGCCGTGCGCGTGCGGGTCGCCGATGGGCCTACGGTGCGTCTGCAGGGACGGACCGGTCAGCATCTGCCCGGCGACGAAGTCTGGCTCGTGGGCGAGCATCGCACCTCAGGCGAGCGCAAGTACTATCTGTCCAACCTGCCTCCCGACACATCGCTGAAGCAGCTTGCGGCTCTCATCAAGGCGCGGTGGGTGTGCGAGCAGGCGCACCAGCAGCTCAAAGAAGAACTCGGCCTCGATCACTTCGAGGGCCGCTCGTGGCGGGGCTTGCATCGGCATGCGCTACTGACGCTGATCGCCTATCTGTTCCTGCAGCATCTGCGCTCGCGGACCGCCACTGGGGGGAAAAAGAAGGGCCGGCGGGCCCCCACCACAACCGACACTGCCGGCCATTCGGCGCATGCTGCTTGA
- a CDS encoding ferredoxin family protein, producing the protein MTIAVAELRVEDKLFLNRYLVDAGGPHIKVRPHEKPSPNLIALTRVCPAKCYELNDKGQVEITADGCMECGTCRVLCEASGEIEWNYPRGGFGVLFKFG; encoded by the coding sequence ATGACGATCGCAGTGGCCGAACTCCGCGTCGAGGACAAGCTCTTCCTGAACCGCTATCTGGTCGATGCCGGGGGGCCGCACATCAAGGTGCGGCCGCACGAGAAGCCGAGTCCCAATCTTATCGCACTGACACGCGTCTGCCCGGCCAAGTGCTACGAGCTGAACGACAAGGGCCAGGTCGAGATTACCGCCGACGGCTGCATGGAATGCGGCACCTGCCGCGTGCTCTGCGAAGCGTCGGGCGAGATCGAGTGGAACTATCCGCGCGGCGGCTTCGGTGTCCTCTTCAAGTTCGGATGA